AAGTATTTCCTCTGCTAAAGATCCTTGTAATGCAAGCTGAGCAATACCATCTGATTCATCAACAATTTCAACATCAAAATCCCCTTTGTGATCCATTATCCACTTAACATCTTTATCTTTATTACTTGCATTAATAACTAAAAAGAACTCATCATCTGCAAATTTATAAACCAATAAGTCATCTATCACTCCACCATCTTCATTGCACATAAATGTGTACAAAACCTCATTATTATTAAGAGTATTTATATCATTGGTTAGTAAGTATTGAACAAATTTTTGAGCTTCTTTTCCTTTTATTATTGCTTCTCCCATATGGGAAACATCAAAAAGACCTGCCTTTTCTCTTACAGTATGATGTTCATGTAAAAATCCTTTGAATTGTGTTGGAAGTTCATATCCTGCAAAATCTACAATTTTCCCACCATACTCTTCATACACACTTCTTAAAGGAGTAACTTTTAAACCTTCCATATAATTTCCCCCTAATCAAAATTATTTATATATAAACATTTATATATATTTTTTAATAAAATTATGAAAATAATTTAGTGTAAAATAAGTTGTAGAGTTTATTACAATACCAAAACTTTCCTTTCCTTTATGATAACCTTTTCTTATTTAATTGTAAATCTTCTATGTAAAAATTTATAATTAATTCATTTCTATAAATAAACAGATTTCTAAGCTTTAGAGAAAATTTTTACTTCCTCCAAAGCTTGTTAACCAAACTTCTTAGGAGTTCTAGTCCTTAGAAGTCATTATCATTTAAGAGAGATCCTTATCCATGGATGTATCCGCTCTTTACTTTCACTTTGAAAAAGATGAGAACCTCAATCTTCGATTTGGTACGAATGACTTTCACAGAGCGCCATGGGAGTATTAGAGCCAGTAGTTATTATATAAATAATCTAAATAATACTTTTAAGTAAATTTATGCCAAAAACAACTTTGCATATTTTGGTTTTCTATATGTTTTTATATCTACAAAACCAGAAGGCATCTCGATATCATTCCTTTTAGATACTATCTGATTTTTAAATCATTATTAACTTTAATGGCTAATGGAATTGTTATTAAGGTTGCCATAACATCTGCCACAGGTTGAGCATAAATAACTCCATTTAGTGCTAATAATTTAGTCAAAATTATAATTATAGGTATTAGAAACAATCCTTGTCTTCCAATATTCAGTATTCCACCTGCTAAAGCTTTCCCCATAGAAAGATAAAGAGTAGCATAAGTAAACTGGAACCCAAAAGTAAAAAACATTGCTGTATTAATCTTCAAGGCTTTTGTTCCTATTTGAATAACTTCAGGATCATTAATCATAAACGTCATAATACTATTTGAAAAGAGTATTACAATTAGCATCCATGCAGTACAATAAATAGTTGACCATTTAATCGCTGTACTTGTAATCTTTTTTACTCTATCATAATTTTTTGCTCCATAATTATAGCCAACAAAAGGCTGATATCCTTTCATAAATCCAAAAATAACATTTGTACCTAAAGTTACTATTCTAAGTACAATTCCCATAGCAGATACTGCTGCATCTCCATAAAAACTGGCATTTCTTGAAATCAAAGACATTGAAAATCCAGTAAGTGCTTGCAAAAGTAACATAGAAATACCAACCTTAATAATTTCTCCGTAAATTTTTGAACTAGGTTTAAATTCTTTCCATTTCATCTTGATATAACTTTTCTTTCCAAAGAAAAATTGAAAATAGATAATAGTAGTTATAATTTGTGAAATAAGAGTTGCCACTGCTGCTCCTTTTACCCCCATATTCATGCTTCCTATCATAATAGGATCAAGTATTATATTAAGAACTGCACCTATAATCATAGCTTTAAGAGTAAGCTTTGCCTCCCCTTGAGCCACAGCCAAATTTCCTGAACATACATTTATTGTTGAAAAAAACATACTTAAAATGAAAACATATCCATATTGGAGTGCATAGGGTAATATTGTTTCAGTTGCTCCCATAAGAATTAATATTTCTTTTATAAAAATAAGAAATATTACCATTAAAATAGCACCTATTATTCCTGCAGTATAAAAAGCTACAGATGCAACTCTATTAGCTTTTTTCGATTCTTTTGCTCCTAATAATCTAGAAATATAAGATGCAGCTCCTACCCCAAAAGTTAGTCCTACTCCTGAAAAATAAAATGATAATGGGAAAGAAACTGATACCGCTCCAGATTGTTGAGTTCCCAAATTAGATACAAAGTAAGTATCAACAACATTATATAATGCAGTTACAAGCATACTTACCACCATTGGTATACCTAATTTAAATAAAGTTTTTGTAACATTTCCTTTTTCCATCATTAACATTCTTGGATTTTTTTCACTCATTTCAATCCTCCCTTATATACCAATTAATTCTTTCTTTATATTCCTTCTGCCTTACCTTTATCTATTAAAATAATTTGATTATCATTTCTTATAATATTTAATCTATAGCTAATAATAATTGTAGTTTTAGATAATCTAATGCTTGATTGATTTTTAGTTCATTATCAAATGTTATATCTTTTTCCATTATAGATTCATTCGCTTGAGTAAACTTTGTATGTAAATATATATTTTAATTTAAATTTATTTTTCATAATTCCCCCTCCTTTATGTTCATTCTATATCTTAAAAGTAAATATTGAAAGTTATTATCATTTACAAAATGGACTTTATATAATTTTGCATAGAGCCTTTGTTTTCAATACTTTAATCATACTAATGCATAAATTATTTTATTATTTCATGATATAAATATAGTTTATCTTCATCTTTATTTGTGTTACTATAGCTATAGAGGAGATGATAATGATTTTCAACAATGTTATAGATTATTTTTTAACAGCACCTAGTGACATGAATTTCATACTAAATCCTAATAAGTCAAAAGAATTTGAAAAGTACTATAACATGAATCCAAATTTTGGCAAAGGATTTTTTCGTATATTTACATATGAAGATAAATTTATTGTTTTAAATGCTGATTATAAACCTAATTACAATTTTGAAAAAGTTTCTGAAATTAAGCAGGATTATATTGAAATTAGCAAATTTTATACTACTTCAAGCTCATATAAAGTGGGAAAACGAAACATAAAAAAAGTAGATCCAGGCATTCTTTGTTTTATTAATTCCAATAAACTTGTTCATGTTTATTGTAAAAAAAATCAGCCTATAAAATTCACTAAAATTATTCTACTAAAAGAATATTTTGATGAATTTCTTAAAGGCAGATATGGAAGCTATAAAGATTTTAAAACTGCATTTAAATATCTCGCACGTAATCCTTCCTCTCCAGAACTTAATTTTATATTTAACCAAATTAGAAGTTCTAAAGCAAAAGGTATGTCTCAAATAATATATATGGAAAGTAAAAT
Above is a window of Clostridium sporogenes DNA encoding:
- a CDS encoding MATE family efflux transporter, which translates into the protein MSEKNPRMLMMEKGNVTKTLFKLGIPMVVSMLVTALYNVVDTYFVSNLGTQQSGAVSVSFPLSFYFSGVGLTFGVGAASYISRLLGAKESKKANRVASVAFYTAGIIGAILMVIFLIFIKEILILMGATETILPYALQYGYVFILSMFFSTINVCSGNLAVAQGEAKLTLKAMIIGAVLNIILDPIMIGSMNMGVKGAAVATLISQIITTIIYFQFFFGKKSYIKMKWKEFKPSSKIYGEIIKVGISMLLLQALTGFSMSLISRNASFYGDAAVSAMGIVLRIVTLGTNVIFGFMKGYQPFVGYNYGAKNYDRVKKITSTAIKWSTIYCTAWMLIVILFSNSIMTFMINDPEVIQIGTKALKINTAMFFTFGFQFTYATLYLSMGKALAGGILNIGRQGLFLIPIIIILTKLLALNGVIYAQPVADVMATLITIPLAIKVNNDLKIR
- a CDS encoding AraC family transcriptional regulator, with amino-acid sequence MIFNNVIDYFLTAPSDMNFILNPNKSKEFEKYYNMNPNFGKGFFRIFTYEDKFIVLNADYKPNYNFEKVSEIKQDYIEISKFYTTSSSYKVGKRNIKKVDPGILCFINSNKLVHVYCKKNQPIKFTKIILLKEYFDEFLKGRYGSYKDFKTAFKYLARNPSSPELNFIFNQIRSSKAKGMSQIIYMESKILEMLSNVTHDHAEKYEKEHISVKLTKTDKTLLIKCEKYLRDNIGNYPTLNDLSNIAKMSTSRFLLAFRQYFGTTPYQYLKDLRMNSALTLLLNTDDNIAYIAKELGYKNSGHFSGIFKSYYGVTPNKYRTQHYNKQTSWL